A stretch of the Chitinophagales bacterium genome encodes the following:
- a CDS encoding NAD(P)H-binding protein, with product MSKTFVITGASGHVGKVLTDRLLSANQKVRVIARDANKMKELIEKGAELQQGDVRDGSFVNKAFSGADAVFLMIPPPHDENNILAYSHRVMTNYLDAVKSNNVKHVVLLSSIGTHDLNTKNVVEGLKDAELEFHKLDNVNFLALRPSSFMENLMFQVPVIKQMGIAGSAVKGDLSMPWVATKDIAEIAAKRLLDLSFTGKSHEYILGERNFSYNEATKILGPAIGMPDLQYVTFPYDQAEQAMLQFLPPDYAHRMVQMSKDMNEGEMLKDYTRSSENTTPTSIEEFSKTFAAAYNADAAATN from the coding sequence ATGAGTAAAACATTTGTGATTACCGGCGCATCCGGACATGTTGGGAAAGTATTAACAGACCGTCTTCTATCTGCGAACCAAAAGGTTCGTGTAATAGCCCGCGATGCGAATAAGATGAAAGAGCTTATTGAAAAGGGAGCTGAACTTCAGCAGGGTGATGTGAGAGATGGAAGCTTCGTGAACAAAGCCTTCAGCGGCGCGGATGCGGTGTTCCTGATGATCCCGCCTCCGCATGATGAAAATAACATCCTGGCATATTCGCACAGGGTGATGACCAATTACCTGGATGCTGTAAAATCAAATAATGTGAAGCATGTGGTGTTGCTGAGCAGCATCGGCACCCATGACCTGAATACGAAAAATGTAGTGGAGGGATTGAAGGATGCTGAGCTTGAATTTCACAAGCTCGATAATGTGAATTTTCTGGCGCTGCGTCCATCTTCTTTTATGGAGAACCTGATGTTCCAGGTGCCGGTGATCAAACAAATGGGCATTGCAGGATCAGCGGTGAAAGGCGACCTCTCGATGCCATGGGTGGCCACAAAAGACATTGCTGAGATTGCAGCAAAGCGTTTGCTCGATCTTTCTTTCACCGGTAAATCCCATGAGTACATTTTAGGTGAAAGGAATTTTTCTTACAATGAAGCAACAAAGATCCTTGGTCCTGCCATTGGAATGCCCGACCTGCAATATGTCACTTTCCCTTACGATCAGGCGGAGCAGGCAATGTTGCAATTCCTGCCGCCGGATTATGCGCATCGCATGGTGCAGATGTCCAAAGATATGAATGAAGGAGAAATGCTTAAAGACTATACGAGGAGCTCAGAAAATACCACACCTACCTCCATCGAGGAATTTTCAAAGACATTTGCTGCAGCCTACAATGCCGATGCAGCGGCCACGAACTAG
- a CDS encoding sulfotransferase family protein, with product MSLKIIGSGLGRTGTYSLKLALEQLGFGKCYHMAELLQQPEDLVHFEKAERGKDADWDTLFQGYQSAVDYPVARYYKQLIKKYPEAKVIHTIRDPESWYQSASKTIIWVSKPSFRRMLKMMFKLPFSAQLRKQFPVLKFNGKLIDLEFGKDYKNKDEVISRFNKHNEEVMSTVPKERLLVFDAKQGWEPLCQFLGVEVPSEPFPQTNTQDEFIRRAS from the coding sequence ATGTCTCTTAAAATAATTGGTTCAGGTTTGGGGCGCACCGGTACCTATTCCCTTAAGCTTGCCCTCGAGCAACTCGGATTTGGTAAATGTTATCACATGGCGGAACTCTTACAGCAGCCGGAAGATCTTGTTCACTTTGAAAAAGCAGAACGGGGGAAAGATGCGGACTGGGATACGCTCTTCCAAGGCTATCAGTCTGCGGTAGATTATCCTGTGGCGCGATACTATAAGCAGCTCATCAAAAAATATCCTGAAGCAAAAGTCATTCACACCATTCGTGATCCGGAGTCATGGTACCAGAGCGCTTCGAAAACTATAATCTGGGTCAGCAAGCCTTCTTTCCGCCGGATGTTGAAAATGATGTTCAAACTTCCATTCTCCGCCCAGTTGCGAAAACAATTTCCTGTTCTGAAATTCAATGGAAAACTTATTGACCTGGAATTTGGAAAAGATTACAAGAACAAAGACGAAGTAATTAGCCGTTTCAACAAACACAATGAAGAGGTGATGAGCACTGTGCCAAAAGAAAGATTACTCGTATTCGATGCAAAGCAGGGGTGGGAACCTCTTTGCCAGTTTCTTGGAGTGGAGGTGCCTTCTGAACCTTTCCCGCAAACCAATACGCAAGATGAATTTATCAGGCGCGCATCATAA
- a CDS encoding DUF892 family protein: MPELFADGIKDMYWAENHLVKSLPKMVAAAGSEELKSSLENHLEQTKEHASRLEKAFELLGLKIQAKKCDSMEGLVMSGEHIIENTIAGTEARNTGLIMSALKVENFEITSYNGLIQLAGQLGQTDVAELLQQNLSDEMEAEQLLTGLSQKKADTGKKTSKKPSKKPSA; encoded by the coding sequence TTGCCGGAGCTTTTTGCAGACGGTATAAAAGATATGTACTGGGCTGAAAACCATCTTGTAAAATCGCTGCCTAAGATGGTTGCCGCAGCAGGTTCCGAAGAATTAAAAAGCAGTTTGGAAAACCATTTGGAGCAAACCAAAGAACATGCAAGCCGTCTTGAAAAAGCTTTTGAATTGCTGGGTTTGAAAATCCAGGCAAAAAAATGTGATTCAATGGAAGGTCTTGTTATGTCAGGCGAACACATTATTGAAAATACAATCGCCGGAACTGAAGCACGTAATACAGGTCTTATAATGTCTGCGCTGAAAGTGGAAAACTTTGAAATAACCTCTTATAACGGGCTAATACAACTTGCTGGTCAACTGGGGCAAACGGATGTGGCAGAACTGTTGCAGCAAAACTTGTCCGATGAAATGGAAGCGGAACAATTACTAACAGGTCTTAGCCAAAAAAAAGCTGATACTGGTAAAAAGACTTCTAAAAAGCCTTCTAAAAAGCCTTCCGCTTAA
- a CDS encoding catalase, producing MPEKKPGSDEVTNDKIKDLAGNTEYAEGQFLTTNHGLRINDDQNSLKAGPRGATLLEDFHFREKMTHFDHERIPERVVHARGSAAHGVFKVYESMSKYTKAGFLNDTNRETPVFVRFSTVAGSRGSSDLARDVRGFAVKFYTEEGNFDLVGNNMPVFFIQDAHKFPDFIHAVKPEPDNEIPQAASAHDTFWDFVSLNTESTHMIMWVMSDRALPRSLRMMEGFGVHTFRFVNAEGVSTFVKFHWKPLLGVHSVAWDEAQNISGKDSDFHRRDLYDAIENGNYPEWELGVQLIPEEDEFKYEFDLLDSTKLIPEELVPVIRIGKMTLNRNPDNFFAETEQVAFHLGHVVSGIDFTNDPLLQGRLFSYTDTQLSRLGGPNFNEIPINRAIAPVHNNQRDGIHRTTINKGKSSYSPNTTGGGCPFQAGKMDGGFVTYAEKIDARKVRERSKSFFDHFSQATLFFNSQSEPEKMHIIDALRFELGKVEHVEIRERMLVVLNQVDKGLAAQVAYSLGLSVPETPEILNHSIPADVDPQTYQPVKMEGALAKSEALSMANYKADLHTRKIAFLAADGVDENALMTVKEALVSGGAMVDIIAPRGILVTESNNTIKADKTLLTVSSVLYDAVFVPGGANSVATLEAEADAIHFLNEAFKHCKPIAAQGDARQVLEATYFAKKLPEDNSDETVMREGIVIGSDSGEVANKFISALSQHRFWEREKPRKVPA from the coding sequence ATGCCAGAAAAAAAACCCGGTTCCGATGAGGTTACCAATGATAAAATAAAAGATCTTGCCGGTAATACCGAATATGCAGAAGGACAGTTTTTAACCACCAACCACGGATTACGGATAAATGACGACCAGAACTCATTGAAAGCTGGTCCCCGTGGGGCTACCCTGCTGGAAGATTTTCACTTCCGTGAAAAGATGACTCACTTTGACCATGAGCGTATTCCTGAGAGGGTCGTTCATGCCCGTGGCTCAGCAGCACATGGCGTTTTCAAGGTGTATGAGAGTATGAGCAAATACACCAAAGCCGGTTTCTTGAACGATACCAACCGCGAAACGCCTGTGTTTGTACGGTTCTCTACAGTTGCCGGTTCCAGGGGTTCATCAGACCTAGCAAGGGATGTACGCGGATTTGCCGTTAAGTTTTATACAGAAGAAGGAAACTTTGACCTTGTAGGAAATAACATGCCGGTGTTCTTTATACAGGATGCCCATAAATTTCCTGATTTCATTCATGCAGTGAAACCTGAGCCGGACAATGAAATCCCACAGGCAGCTTCGGCGCACGATACCTTCTGGGATTTTGTATCGTTAAACACTGAATCTACCCACATGATTATGTGGGTTATGAGCGACCGTGCATTGCCAAGAAGCCTACGCATGATGGAAGGTTTTGGTGTGCATACTTTTCGCTTTGTCAATGCTGAAGGCGTATCCACTTTTGTAAAGTTCCATTGGAAGCCGCTATTGGGTGTACACTCCGTAGCATGGGATGAAGCGCAAAATATATCCGGCAAAGACTCCGACTTTCACCGCAGAGATTTGTACGATGCCATAGAAAACGGCAATTATCCTGAGTGGGAATTGGGCGTACAGCTTATACCTGAAGAAGATGAATTTAAATATGAGTTTGACCTGCTTGATTCTACCAAGCTGATACCTGAAGAATTGGTGCCGGTAATTCGTATTGGCAAAATGACCCTCAACCGCAATCCTGATAATTTCTTTGCAGAAACAGAGCAGGTAGCCTTTCACCTGGGTCATGTTGTGTCAGGTATTGATTTTACCAACGACCCGCTTTTGCAAGGGCGTTTGTTCTCTTACACCGATACGCAGTTGTCACGTCTTGGCGGACCAAACTTCAATGAAATACCTATAAACCGTGCAATAGCGCCGGTACATAACAACCAGCGTGATGGCATACACCGCACCACCATAAACAAAGGCAAAAGCAGCTACAGTCCTAATACTACCGGCGGCGGTTGCCCGTTCCAGGCAGGCAAAATGGATGGCGGTTTTGTCACCTACGCTGAAAAGATAGATGCAAGAAAAGTGAGAGAGCGCAGCAAAAGTTTCTTCGACCATTTCAGCCAGGCTACCTTGTTTTTCAACAGCCAGAGCGAACCTGAAAAAATGCACATTATTGATGCATTGCGTTTTGAACTGGGTAAAGTGGAGCACGTTGAAATTCGCGAAAGAATGTTGGTTGTGCTAAACCAGGTTGACAAAGGTTTAGCCGCACAGGTCGCCTACAGTTTGGGTCTGTCTGTGCCCGAAACGCCGGAGATACTTAATCATAGCATACCCGCCGACGTTGACCCGCAAACTTACCAGCCGGTAAAAATGGAAGGTGCTTTGGCAAAATCGGAAGCGCTCAGCATGGCTAACTATAAAGCCGATTTGCATACCCGCAAGATAGCCTTCTTGGCAGCCGACGGCGTTGACGAAAATGCACTCATGACAGTAAAAGAAGCATTGGTATCCGGCGGTGCAATGGTTGACATCATAGCGCCACGCGGCATATTGGTAACAGAAAGTAACAACACCATAAAGGCGGATAAAACGCTGCTAACCGTGTCATCGGTTTTATACGATGCCGTATTCGTGCCCGGCGGCGCCAACAGCGTAGCCACCCTGGAAGCCGAAGCCGATGCCATTCACTTCCTCAACGAAGCCTTCAAGCATTGCAAACCCATAGCTGCCCAGGGTGACGCACGGCAGGTACTGGAAGCGACCTACTTCGCCAAAAAACTACCCGAAGACAACAGTGATGAAACGGTAATGAGAGAAGGTATAGTTATAGGCAGTGACTCCGGTGAAGTTGCGAACAAGTTTATTTCAGCTTTGTCACAGCATCGCTTCTGGGAAAGGGAAAAGCCAAGAAAAGTGCCTGCTTAG
- a CDS encoding SAM-dependent DNA methyltransferase, which translates to MSTNQIVSKVWSFCNTLRDDGVGYGDYLEQLTYLLFLKMADEYTRAPYNRIMPIPAAYNWQSLTPLRGAELEVHYSTTLRELGKEKGILGQIFTKSQNKIQDPAKLYKLVDLIDKENWVMMGADVKGDIYEGLLEKNAEDTKSGAGQYFTPRALIRAMVECVRPEPMRTIADPACGTGGFFLAAYDFIVANHSLDKEQKQFIKFNTFYGNEIVAGTRRLALMNLFLHNIGDIDSDNSISPADALIAPPSTYYDYVLANPPFGKKSSQTFTNEEGEQEKEDLTYNRQDFWATTSNKQLNFVQHIRSMLKTTGQAAVVIPDNVLFEGGAGETVRKKLLETTDVHTILRLPTGIFYANGVKANVVFFDNKPSSKDPWTKEIWFYDYRTNIHHTLKKNPLKLSDLQNFITCYNAGNRHKRKETFHATDNPEGRWRKFNYDEIIARDKTSLDITWLKDKSLADLDNLPDPDVLALEISENLESALGSFQAIIKQLKK; encoded by the coding sequence ATGTCAACCAATCAAATAGTTTCTAAAGTCTGGTCGTTTTGCAATACGCTTCGTGATGATGGTGTGGGCTATGGCGATTACTTAGAGCAACTTACTTACCTGCTGTTTTTAAAAATGGCAGATGAATATACCAGGGCTCCTTACAACCGTATTATGCCTATTCCGGCGGCATATAATTGGCAAAGTCTTACACCTTTACGCGGCGCTGAGCTGGAGGTTCATTACTCTACCACGCTTCGTGAGTTGGGTAAGGAGAAAGGCATACTCGGGCAGATATTTACCAAGAGCCAAAATAAGATACAGGACCCTGCCAAGCTATACAAGCTGGTTGACCTGATTGATAAAGAGAATTGGGTAATGATGGGTGCCGATGTGAAGGGAGATATTTATGAAGGCTTGCTGGAGAAGAATGCAGAAGATACCAAGAGCGGCGCCGGTCAGTACTTTACGCCACGTGCGCTGATAAGGGCAATGGTAGAATGTGTTCGTCCTGAACCGATGCGCACCATTGCAGACCCCGCATGTGGTACGGGTGGTTTCTTTTTAGCGGCTTACGATTTTATTGTTGCCAATCATAGTTTGGATAAAGAACAAAAACAGTTCATTAAGTTCAACACGTTTTATGGCAACGAGATAGTTGCAGGTACACGCCGGCTTGCACTAATGAACCTGTTCCTGCACAACATTGGCGATATAGACAGCGATAACAGTATATCGCCGGCAGATGCTCTGATTGCTCCGCCAAGCACATACTATGATTATGTTTTAGCCAATCCGCCGTTTGGTAAAAAGAGCAGTCAGACCTTTACCAACGAAGAAGGCGAACAGGAAAAAGAAGACCTCACCTACAACCGTCAAGACTTCTGGGCAACCACCAGCAACAAGCAACTGAACTTCGTTCAGCACATCCGCTCCATGCTTAAAACAACAGGGCAGGCAGCCGTAGTTATTCCTGACAATGTTTTGTTTGAAGGCGGGGCAGGAGAGACGGTTCGCAAGAAGCTGTTGGAGACAACAGATGTACATACCATTCTTCGTTTGCCCACCGGTATCTTTTATGCCAATGGTGTAAAAGCAAATGTTGTTTTCTTCGACAACAAACCTTCCAGCAAAGACCCATGGACAAAAGAGATCTGGTTCTATGATTACCGAACGAACATTCACCATACATTGAAGAAGAACCCGCTTAAGCTAAGCGACCTGCAGAATTTCATTACCTGCTATAATGCAGGCAACAGGCACAAGCGAAAAGAAACGTTTCATGCAACAGATAATCCTGAAGGAAGGTGGAGGAAGTTTAATTATGATGAGATCATTGCACGTGATAAAACTTCATTGGATATTACCTGGCTGAAGGATAAATCACTCGCTGACTTAGATAACCTTCCTGACCCTGATGTGTTAGCATTAGAGATTTCAGAGAATTTGGAGAGTGCTTTGGGGAGTTTTCAAGCGATAATTAAACAGTTGAAAAAATAG
- a CDS encoding AAA family ATPase has translation MKWMITEDKLGADQKEVINEVGKIEGKPIWIKGHAGSGKSVLLLHSLKDYLIRNPAANVCVVVFTNALVDLLSTGLKQIPALQNKHIPVLTIYKLKKRIDNNGRFDAIFCDEVQDLPIDFIKSIRAACKHLIIAGDAEQSIYNSVPVFNSPPAKLVDIQQGISPIEKNLGIIYRLTESILNALKKVFPVMLADKPNIAKEDTQIKLYEAEDIDSEIRFCWKEIKQTNSLRTSEVSAILLSEHESILEFVNAILEIEGKSKWNRVDDNYGKTNYTILNTYLDSNDLPLMYIGNNHGSLVEADAENKIVIMTYHSSKGLDFDYVYLPMANDDMYINSNENSLLLVALSRSKSGLFISYTGSLYSGLEPFLEGIEPMAIPDETSNDDEILF, from the coding sequence ATGAAATGGATGATAACAGAGGACAAATTAGGAGCAGACCAGAAAGAAGTTATTAATGAAGTAGGTAAGATTGAAGGTAAGCCGATTTGGATTAAAGGGCATGCAGGAAGCGGTAAGTCTGTTCTTTTGTTGCATTCTTTGAAAGACTATTTGATTAGAAACCCTGCTGCAAATGTATGCGTAGTGGTATTTACAAACGCACTAGTTGATCTTTTATCAACCGGTTTAAAGCAGATCCCAGCTTTGCAAAACAAGCATATACCTGTTTTGACAATTTATAAACTAAAAAAACGAATAGATAATAATGGGAGGTTTGATGCGATTTTTTGTGATGAAGTTCAAGATTTGCCTATTGATTTTATTAAATCAATTAGGGCAGCGTGCAAGCACCTAATTATTGCAGGCGACGCAGAACAATCTATTTATAATAGTGTTCCGGTGTTCAATTCCCCGCCAGCTAAACTTGTAGATATTCAACAAGGAATATCTCCAATCGAAAAGAACCTCGGCATTATTTATAGATTAACTGAATCGATATTAAACGCACTTAAGAAAGTGTTTCCTGTTATGCTTGCAGATAAGCCAAACATTGCAAAAGAAGACACCCAGATTAAGTTGTATGAAGCGGAAGATATAGATTCTGAAATTAGATTTTGCTGGAAGGAAATAAAGCAAACAAATTCTCTCAGAACTTCTGAAGTAAGTGCAATATTACTCTCAGAACATGAATCTATTTTAGAATTTGTTAATGCAATTCTTGAAATTGAAGGCAAGTCAAAATGGAACCGGGTTGATGATAACTATGGGAAAACAAATTATACAATTCTGAACACTTATCTCGACAGCAACGATTTGCCACTTATGTACATCGGAAACAACCACGGTTCTTTAGTAGAAGCGGATGCAGAAAATAAAATTGTGATTATGACATATCACAGTTCCAAAGGCTTGGACTTTGATTATGTTTATTTGCCGATGGCAAATGATGATATGTATATCAATTCAAATGAAAATTCATTGTTATTAGTTGCATTATCGAGATCTAAGAGCGGCTTGTTTATTAGTTATACAGGATCTTTGTATTCTGGATTAGAACCCTTTTTAGAAGGGATTGAGCCAATGGCTATCCCAGACGAAACTTCGAATGATGACGAAATCCTTTTTTAA